A DNA window from Setaria viridis chromosome 2, Setaria_viridis_v4.0, whole genome shotgun sequence contains the following coding sequences:
- the LOC117842652 gene encoding uncharacterized protein, with the protein MEVVVPVMAPSAPCSPRTAAIAGGDHLPGYCYFFSSAPTSPSRASYAGDASPGGADEATFDFTLGFSGQLQEATPILAAADELFEGGRIRPLNTPHPSILLVDDTSSSYSSSSSTRPRSPRRAQPEALERGRSGRPAAPASAASSRSRRATRSLSPFRVGGAGIEDDEFPSSPPSPRTSMMRGCGSGSKKWRLKDLFLFRSASEGRATGGGSKDPLFKYTMLSSSTSFSQKLKSGGGDGSASMRKGRGSTASASDMPYAMNRAAAEDMRRRTTTTPLPFHRNSLFGYLRSNPAIHSISRKLGSHSSNRGKPA; encoded by the coding sequence atggaggtggtggtgcctgTCATGGCGCCAAGCGCACCGTGCAGCCCAAGAACCgcggccatcgccggcggcgaccaccTCCCGGGCTACTGCTATTTCTTCTCCAGCGCCCCGACGAGCCCGTCCAGGGCCAGCTACGCCGGGGACGCCTCGCcgggcggcgccgacgaggccaCGTTTGACTTCACGCTCGGCTTCAGTGGCCAGCTGCAGGAGGCCAcgcccatcctcgccgccgccgacgagctcttcGAGGGCGGCAGGATCCGGCCGCTGAACACGCCGCACCCGAGCATTCTCCTGGTCGACGACACCTCCTCTTCCtactcctcgtcctcctccacgcGCCCTCGGTCCCCAAGGAGAGCCCAACCGGAGGCGTTGGAGAGGGGCAGGTCGGGCAGGCCCGCCGCCCCAGCCTCCGCCGCTTCGTCGCGGAGCAGGAGAGCCACGCGGTCTCTCTCCCCGTTcagggtcggcggcgccggcatcgAGGACGACGAGTTCCCTTCCTCCCCGCCGTCTCCCCGGACCTCCATGATGCGGGGCTGCGGCAGCGGGAGCAAGAAGTGGAGGCTCAaggacctcttcctcttccggAGCGCGTCGGAGGgccgcgccaccggcggcgggagcaagGACCCGCTCTTCAAGTACACCATGCTCTCGTCCTCCACGTCGTTCTCGCAGAAGCTCaagagcggcggtggcgacggcagcGCGTCCATGCGTAAGGGGAGAGggtcgacggcgtcggcgagtgacatgccgtacgccatgaacagggccgccgccgaggacatgcggcggcggacgacgacgacgccgctgCCGTTCCACCGGAACAGCCTCTTCGGCTACCTCCGCTCCAACCCGGCGATCCACAGCATCAGCAGGAAGCTGGGCAGCCACTCCTCCAATCGCGGCAAGCCGGCATGA